Proteins found in one Gordonia sp. PDNC005 genomic segment:
- a CDS encoding SDR family oxidoreductase — MSTSLVTIPGPTAFKGRTVVMSGGSRGIGLAIATELGRRGANIVMLAKTDSPDPRLEGTIHTAVDTVRATGANAIGVIGDLRNDSDIARLVRTAVEEFGGIDICVNNASALAPTATADLSMKKYDLIQQVNARGTFALTQACLPHLRRSDHARVVTLSPPINLNPDWLGKFPGYMVSKYGTTLGFAAEWRDDGIACNCLWPETTIATAAVQNLLGGDETVAHSRSPQIMGDAAAFLVGASADVTGQCFIDADLVRDAGVTDLRPYGGVEPLEYDFFLDPPAAKGQRDAPEITRWSCSSTTTA; from the coding sequence ATGTCCACATCACTTGTCACTATTCCTGGCCCTACCGCATTCAAAGGCCGCACCGTGGTGATGTCCGGCGGAAGTCGCGGCATCGGACTCGCCATCGCGACCGAACTCGGACGACGCGGAGCGAACATCGTCATGCTCGCCAAGACCGACAGCCCCGACCCCCGCCTGGAAGGCACCATCCACACCGCCGTCGACACGGTACGCGCAACCGGAGCGAACGCGATCGGAGTGATCGGTGATCTGCGGAACGATTCCGACATCGCGCGCCTGGTCCGAACTGCTGTCGAGGAGTTCGGCGGCATCGACATCTGCGTGAACAACGCCAGTGCACTCGCTCCGACTGCGACCGCTGATCTGTCGATGAAGAAGTACGACCTGATTCAGCAGGTCAACGCACGCGGCACATTCGCTCTGACGCAGGCATGCCTGCCCCACCTTCGCCGATCCGATCACGCTCGCGTCGTGACGTTGTCTCCACCGATCAACCTCAACCCGGACTGGCTCGGGAAGTTCCCCGGATACATGGTCTCGAAGTACGGGACGACACTGGGTTTCGCCGCCGAGTGGCGCGACGACGGAATCGCGTGCAACTGCTTGTGGCCGGAGACGACAATCGCCACCGCGGCAGTGCAGAACCTCCTCGGCGGCGACGAGACCGTCGCGCATTCGCGCAGTCCGCAGATCATGGGCGATGCGGCTGCATTCCTCGTCGGCGCGTCGGCCGATGTCACCGGTCAGTGTTTCATCGACGCCGACCTGGTCCGCGACGCCGGCGTCACCGATCTCAGGCCGTACGGCGGCGTAGAACCGCTGGAGTACGACTTCTTCCTTGATCCTCCGGCGGCGAAAGGGCAACGAGATGCCCCAGAGATCACGCGGTGGTCGTGTTCGTCCACCACCACTGCGTGA
- a CDS encoding NAD(P)/FAD-dependent oxidoreductase has protein sequence MTNAVIVGGGPNGLAAGLHLARNGVDVQVIEANEDIGGGARSAEYTVPGVIHDVCSAFHPMGVGSPFWKEVDLESYGLRWRWPDIDCAHPLDSGSTALLHQSIDATAAGLGVDGRRWKAVFGDLARNFDDLGHDLLRPIANVPAHPIKLGVFGPRAVLPASVLARAFRTPEARALFGGIAAHVYTRLDRPLTASLGLMIGASGHRYGWPVAEGGSGSITKAAAAALSDAGGSITTGTPVTSRSDIPPADIVLLDLSPTQVVSLYGDEMPARIRRRYEKYSMGSSAFKVDFAVRGDIPWADPDCGRAGTVHLGGDFAEIRESERLRATGVMPDRPFVLVGQQYLADPTRSSGDINPIWAYAHVPFGYTGDATEAVINQIERFAPGFRDVIVATHVTSVAGMAEKNRNYVGGDILGGSNAGLQMLLRPRPAVDPYRTGVAGVYICSQSAPPGAGIHGLCGYNAAESALRGLGRRRP, from the coding sequence ATGACCAACGCGGTCATCGTCGGCGGCGGGCCCAACGGGCTCGCCGCCGGTCTCCACCTCGCCCGCAACGGTGTGGACGTCCAGGTCATCGAAGCAAACGAGGACATCGGCGGAGGAGCCCGTTCCGCGGAATACACAGTTCCGGGCGTCATCCACGACGTCTGTTCTGCGTTCCACCCGATGGGTGTCGGGTCGCCGTTCTGGAAAGAGGTCGATCTCGAATCGTACGGTCTGCGTTGGCGTTGGCCCGATATCGACTGCGCACATCCACTCGACAGCGGCTCCACCGCCCTGCTGCACCAGTCGATCGACGCCACGGCCGCAGGCCTCGGCGTCGACGGCCGCCGATGGAAGGCCGTGTTCGGCGATCTCGCACGGAACTTCGACGATCTAGGCCATGACCTTCTCCGTCCAATCGCCAACGTGCCCGCGCACCCGATCAAGCTGGGTGTGTTCGGTCCTCGCGCCGTTCTCCCGGCCAGCGTGCTCGCCCGCGCGTTCCGGACACCGGAGGCACGCGCACTGTTCGGCGGCATCGCCGCTCACGTCTACACCAGACTCGACCGGCCCCTCACTGCATCACTGGGCCTCATGATCGGGGCCAGCGGACACCGCTATGGGTGGCCCGTCGCCGAGGGAGGATCGGGGTCGATCACCAAAGCGGCCGCGGCAGCGCTGTCCGACGCCGGCGGATCGATCACCACCGGCACTCCCGTCACATCACGCTCAGACATCCCGCCGGCGGACATCGTCCTTCTCGACCTGTCCCCGACGCAGGTCGTCTCACTGTACGGCGATGAGATGCCGGCCAGGATCCGGCGACGCTACGAGAAGTACTCGATGGGTTCGTCTGCGTTCAAAGTCGACTTCGCGGTCCGCGGCGACATCCCGTGGGCCGACCCCGATTGTGGTCGGGCCGGCACCGTTCACTTGGGCGGCGACTTCGCCGAGATCCGCGAATCCGAGCGGCTGCGCGCCACCGGAGTGATGCCAGACCGCCCGTTTGTTCTGGTCGGGCAGCAGTATCTCGCCGACCCGACCCGCAGTAGCGGTGACATCAATCCCATCTGGGCGTACGCGCATGTCCCGTTCGGGTACACCGGCGACGCCACGGAGGCGGTGATCAACCAGATCGAACGGTTCGCTCCGGGTTTCCGCGACGTCATCGTCGCAACCCATGTCACCTCAGTCGCCGGAATGGCGGAGAAGAACCGGAACTACGTCGGCGGCGACATTCTGGGCGGTTCGAACGCTGGCCTGCAGATGCTGCTGCGGCCACGTCCCGCAGTCGATCCCTACCGGACCGGCGTCGCCGGCGTGTACATCTGCTCCCAGTCCGCACCACCTGGTGCGGGCATCCACGGACTGTGCGGATACAACGCCGCAGAGTCGGCGCTCCGTGGTCTCGGTCGGCGGCGCCCATGA
- a CDS encoding LysR substrate-binding domain-containing protein, producing MDVPKLLDGRLKIRHLVLIDALSRQQSVVGAAAELHITQPVATRSLRDVEALLGVELFKRGPRGVTPTIFGIAFTEHARAVLAQLNQAGRHVVELADADRGTVSVGTHLAGSNVLLPQAIADLKADRPLLTVIVREGSPEALSSELEAGRIDMIVGRLTAPSTSTLTRIPLYEENVEVFAGIGHPLADADRLSLADLSDLPWILPGTETALRHELEEAFARTGAPLPEDRVEATSFLTVRELLRRTRTIAVLPSLIGRADSHLVRLPADLPNVSHSVGLTVVAHRPLSPAGRALVDSLRHVAEQRLSGDGEAEV from the coding sequence ATGGACGTCCCAAAACTTCTCGACGGCCGGCTCAAGATCCGCCACCTCGTGTTGATCGACGCGCTGAGTCGGCAACAAAGCGTTGTCGGAGCGGCCGCCGAACTCCACATCACCCAGCCCGTCGCCACCCGAAGTCTGCGCGATGTCGAAGCGCTACTCGGCGTGGAGCTCTTCAAGCGTGGGCCGCGCGGCGTGACGCCGACGATCTTCGGGATCGCCTTCACCGAGCACGCACGAGCCGTCCTCGCACAGTTGAACCAAGCGGGTCGACACGTTGTGGAGTTGGCTGACGCGGATCGCGGGACCGTGTCCGTCGGAACTCACCTCGCCGGTTCCAATGTCCTGCTGCCACAGGCGATCGCCGATCTCAAAGCGGACCGTCCCCTTCTCACGGTCATCGTTCGGGAGGGGTCCCCGGAAGCTCTGTCGAGTGAGCTCGAGGCCGGCCGGATCGACATGATCGTCGGCAGGCTCACCGCGCCGAGCACATCGACACTCACCCGGATCCCGCTCTACGAAGAGAACGTCGAAGTGTTCGCGGGCATAGGGCATCCGCTCGCCGACGCCGATCGACTGTCGCTCGCCGATCTGTCCGATCTCCCGTGGATCCTCCCCGGCACCGAGACCGCACTCCGACATGAACTCGAGGAGGCGTTCGCACGGACAGGCGCACCCCTGCCCGAGGACCGTGTCGAAGCGACCAGCTTCCTGACAGTGAGGGAGTTGTTGCGACGCACCAGGACGATCGCAGTCCTCCCCAGTCTCATCGGCCGGGCCGACTCGCACCTCGTCCGACTCCCGGCGGATCTGCCGAACGTGAGTCACAGCGTCGGGCTCACCGTCGTCGCGCATCGACCGCTCAGCCCCGCGGGCCGGGCCCTCGTCGACAGCCTCCGCCATGTAGCCGAACAGCGTCTCTCGGGGGACGGCGAAGCCGAGGTCTGA
- a CDS encoding DUF3556 domain-containing protein, producing the protein MGLLKPNFPPVDPETFLDRPFMDRLQVLGAHWAEYGFGTPKIINIIYLVKVAVLHIALGVTIATTTSGLGVFDITTWWNQPIVYQKLVLWTMLLEILGLGGSWGPLAGHFKPMTGGFHFWLKPNTLRMAPWPDKVPFTGGDRRTLFDVALYAAILMNVVVALVLPSVDNTTLEALRPGSAGLVNPAALYSLIAMVVAMGLRDKVVFLGGRSEQYLPAVVFFAVMPFIDMIIALKLLIVIVWVGAGVSKLGHHFSMVIPPMLSNTPWLPFKGIKRAHYRRFPDDMRPSVLAGGVGHVLGTVVEIITPLVLLFSTNRTLTLCAVVLMVAFHLFIFSTFPLAVPLEWNILFAYAAVFLFWGFPAWDGFGVTDATAPWAIVLAVAVMLFFPILGNLRPDLVSFLPSMRQYAGNWASATWALAPGAEEKLEEFVVRGAQNTRTQLLGSYPPDVADVVMHQLMGWRSLHSQGRALFSLMQRELGDDINTYTLREAEFACNSILGFNFGDGHFHNKHLIDALQRRCNFAPGEFIVAWIESQPIHKGTQEYQIIDAALGVVERGTYRVNDAINTQPWLPDGPIPFDVHSRADVAPLAGTRFAQATASAGTATASPAAGEMVDR; encoded by the coding sequence ATGGGACTGCTCAAGCCCAACTTTCCCCCTGTCGACCCGGAGACGTTCCTCGACAGGCCGTTCATGGACCGGCTGCAAGTCCTCGGCGCCCACTGGGCCGAGTACGGATTCGGCACACCGAAGATCATCAACATCATCTATCTGGTGAAGGTCGCGGTACTGCACATCGCGCTCGGCGTCACCATCGCCACGACGACCTCGGGTCTTGGTGTCTTCGACATCACGACCTGGTGGAATCAGCCCATCGTCTACCAGAAGCTCGTCCTGTGGACGATGCTCCTGGAGATCCTCGGACTCGGAGGATCCTGGGGACCCCTCGCAGGCCACTTCAAACCGATGACCGGCGGGTTCCACTTCTGGCTCAAGCCCAACACTCTCAGGATGGCCCCGTGGCCGGACAAGGTCCCGTTCACTGGAGGTGACCGGCGCACACTGTTCGACGTCGCGCTGTATGCCGCGATCCTGATGAACGTGGTGGTTGCGCTCGTGTTGCCGTCCGTCGACAACACGACTCTCGAAGCGCTCCGTCCCGGCTCGGCAGGACTGGTGAACCCCGCCGCCCTCTACTCGCTGATCGCGATGGTCGTTGCCATGGGCTTGCGCGACAAGGTCGTCTTCCTCGGTGGTCGAAGCGAGCAGTATCTGCCCGCAGTGGTGTTCTTCGCCGTGATGCCGTTCATCGACATGATCATCGCGTTGAAACTGCTCATCGTGATCGTGTGGGTCGGCGCCGGAGTGTCCAAGTTGGGGCATCATTTCTCGATGGTCATCCCACCGATGCTGTCGAACACGCCGTGGCTGCCGTTCAAGGGGATCAAGCGCGCCCACTATCGCCGATTCCCCGACGACATGCGTCCGTCAGTCCTGGCAGGCGGAGTCGGCCACGTGCTCGGTACTGTCGTCGAGATCATCACTCCGCTCGTCCTGCTGTTCTCGACGAACCGAACGCTCACCTTGTGTGCCGTCGTCCTGATGGTGGCCTTCCACCTCTTCATCTTCTCGACGTTCCCGCTGGCCGTTCCGTTGGAGTGGAACATCTTGTTCGCCTACGCAGCGGTCTTCCTCTTCTGGGGATTCCCCGCGTGGGACGGCTTCGGCGTGACTGACGCGACCGCCCCGTGGGCGATCGTCCTCGCCGTCGCAGTGATGCTGTTCTTCCCGATCCTGGGCAACCTTCGACCCGATCTGGTGTCGTTCCTGCCGAGCATGCGGCAGTATGCAGGCAACTGGGCATCGGCCACGTGGGCCCTCGCGCCCGGCGCCGAAGAGAAGCTGGAGGAGTTCGTGGTCCGAGGAGCGCAGAACACCCGAACGCAGCTGCTCGGGAGCTACCCGCCCGACGTCGCTGACGTCGTGATGCATCAACTCATGGGGTGGCGTTCGCTCCACAGCCAGGGTCGTGCGCTGTTCTCCCTCATGCAACGTGAACTCGGCGACGACATCAACACGTACACCCTGCGGGAAGCCGAGTTCGCGTGCAATTCGATCCTCGGCTTCAACTTCGGCGACGGCCACTTCCACAACAAGCACCTGATCGACGCTCTGCAGCGCCGGTGCAACTTCGCTCCGGGCGAGTTCATCGTCGCCTGGATCGAATCACAGCCGATCCACAAAGGCACACAGGAATATCAGATCATCGACGCAGCCCTCGGTGTGGTGGAGCGAGGCACGTACCGAGTGAACGACGCGATCAACACACAACCGTGGTTGCCCGACGGTCCGATCCCGTTCGACGTCCACTCCCGCGCGGACGTCGCCCCGTTGGCCGGAACGCGCTTTGCACAGGCGACGGCGTCAGCTGGGACCGCAACGGCATCACCTGCCGCCGGCGAGATGGTTGATCGATGA
- a CDS encoding helix-turn-helix domain-containing protein — protein MMKAAELTEHTHVIARRLRDDEVAATASVTGEILERIEGLGEDAVLTEMLDASVHGNVTTIIHVLANDISISRLQPTTAAVEYARRLAQRDVPSNSLVRAYHVGQSVLLRDVYAKVDELSLSTTDSMQVVRHISDTVYEYIDWITKYVFEAYEDERRRWMGVESNVLTSAIHALLDSPAGDPSHLERDSGYRLDQRHAAMVVWSTDEDCSVRDLDRTARTLAGRLRAEGDPLITAIDRRTVWVWVPLGRRQDRTIDVGGVESALGPDHPITVAVGFPGDGVSGFRRSHQQAKAAFNVATSTAVDDDRRQRSRVVGYGDRGVGLVALLARDLDSTRQWVRDVLGPLAAPGETSAVLRETLDVYFETGDSHLRAAERLNVHRNTVKYRVTKALAEAPGSDHLDIATALVVCKLLGPAAVGDDAS, from the coding sequence ATGATGAAAGCCGCCGAACTCACCGAGCACACCCACGTCATCGCCCGTCGGCTCCGCGACGACGAGGTTGCGGCGACAGCGTCGGTGACCGGGGAGATCCTCGAACGCATCGAGGGTCTGGGTGAGGATGCCGTGCTCACCGAGATGCTCGACGCCAGCGTCCACGGAAACGTCACGACCATCATCCATGTGCTCGCCAACGACATCTCGATCAGCCGACTGCAGCCGACCACAGCGGCCGTCGAGTACGCACGCCGTCTGGCTCAACGCGACGTGCCTTCGAACTCGCTGGTCCGGGCTTACCACGTCGGACAGAGTGTGCTGCTCCGGGACGTTTACGCGAAGGTCGACGAGCTGTCGCTGAGTACAACCGATTCGATGCAGGTGGTCCGGCACATCTCCGACACCGTCTACGAGTACATCGACTGGATAACCAAATACGTCTTCGAGGCGTATGAGGACGAACGTCGTCGGTGGATGGGCGTGGAGAGCAATGTCCTCACTTCGGCGATCCACGCTCTCCTCGACTCTCCTGCCGGAGACCCGAGCCATCTCGAACGGGACAGCGGCTATCGCCTCGACCAGCGTCACGCGGCGATGGTCGTGTGGTCGACCGACGAGGACTGCAGCGTCCGCGATCTCGACCGCACCGCACGGACTCTCGCCGGCCGGTTGCGGGCCGAGGGCGATCCTCTGATCACCGCGATCGACCGCAGGACCGTCTGGGTCTGGGTTCCGCTCGGCCGACGCCAGGACCGGACGATCGACGTCGGGGGCGTCGAGTCCGCGCTCGGCCCCGACCACCCGATCACAGTTGCCGTCGGCTTTCCTGGGGACGGTGTGAGCGGTTTTCGACGCAGCCACCAGCAGGCGAAGGCTGCATTCAACGTCGCGACCTCGACAGCCGTCGACGACGATCGACGACAGCGCAGCCGTGTGGTCGGGTACGGAGACCGCGGGGTCGGTCTGGTCGCCCTTCTCGCCCGGGATCTCGACTCGACCAGGCAATGGGTCCGTGACGTACTCGGTCCTCTCGCCGCCCCAGGTGAGACCTCCGCCGTTCTCCGCGAAACTCTCGACGTGTACTTCGAGACCGGCGACAGCCATCTGCGGGCAGCAGAACGTCTCAACGTCCACCGGAACACAGTCAAGTACCGCGTGACCAAGGCACTCGCCGAAGCGCCCGGTTCCGACCATCTCGACATCGCCACGGCATTGGTCGTCTGCAAGCTTCTCGGTCCGGCCGCCGTCGGCGACGACGCCTCCTGA
- a CDS encoding AMP-binding protein, which produces MTTNGYFAWNLADRGDRACVRDDHTALSYRQFADRVDAAAQHLENLGIARGDVVGTFLHNRVDLVIALMAAWRLGATATPVNPNFTAAEADYQLDDAAVRVVVGRTPGGPVAGRTELHPDELNTVPDPTWIAPAEPAPTDVALIIYTSGSTGSPKGVEQTHANALYMATAIAGHLSLDADDHALLILPLFHSNALYASFLPMMLVGGQLSITGSFSVRRFFTDVATLRPTYFSAVPTIYALLTSSPDINDADVSSLHFAICGAAPISKELLDASESKLGVTIVEGYGLTESTCVATCNPRFGVRKLGTVGVALPGQKVEVVDSDGKARPTGERGEVVISGPNVMRGYLERPEATAAAVVNGRLHTGDIGVLDADGYLSIVDRIKDMIIRGGENVYPKEIEAAIATHPSVLESAVVGAPDPVLGEVPVAFVVTYPNAPLDSDELAEHLRAVLTKAKRPTEIHIVDALPRNPVGKVDKPSLRQQTRTAVDA; this is translated from the coding sequence GTGACCACCAACGGATACTTCGCATGGAACCTCGCCGACCGCGGCGACCGCGCCTGCGTCCGGGACGACCACACCGCGTTGTCATACCGGCAGTTCGCCGACCGCGTGGATGCCGCGGCACAGCATCTCGAGAATCTCGGCATCGCGCGGGGAGATGTGGTCGGAACGTTCCTCCACAATCGGGTCGACCTCGTGATCGCGCTCATGGCCGCGTGGCGACTCGGTGCGACGGCGACTCCCGTGAACCCGAACTTCACTGCAGCCGAAGCCGACTACCAGCTCGACGACGCCGCCGTTCGTGTGGTCGTCGGACGCACCCCGGGTGGCCCGGTGGCAGGACGGACCGAGCTTCATCCGGACGAGCTCAACACAGTCCCCGATCCGACGTGGATCGCGCCCGCCGAACCTGCGCCTACTGACGTCGCGCTGATCATCTACACGTCGGGGTCCACCGGGTCGCCCAAAGGCGTCGAGCAGACCCACGCGAACGCGTTGTACATGGCCACGGCCATCGCCGGACACCTCAGCCTCGACGCCGACGACCACGCCCTGCTCATCCTCCCGTTGTTCCACTCGAACGCCCTGTACGCCAGCTTCCTGCCGATGATGTTGGTCGGCGGGCAACTCAGCATCACCGGATCGTTCTCGGTCCGCCGCTTCTTCACCGACGTCGCGACCCTGCGCCCCACCTACTTCTCCGCGGTGCCGACCATCTATGCCCTGCTGACGTCGTCGCCGGACATCAACGACGCCGACGTCAGCAGTCTCCACTTCGCGATCTGCGGCGCGGCCCCGATCTCGAAGGAACTGCTCGACGCCTCCGAGTCGAAACTCGGCGTCACCATCGTCGAGGGGTACGGGCTCACCGAGAGCACGTGCGTGGCGACCTGCAATCCCCGTTTCGGCGTGCGCAAGCTCGGGACGGTCGGAGTCGCCCTGCCCGGTCAGAAGGTCGAGGTCGTCGACTCCGACGGCAAGGCACGGCCGACCGGCGAACGCGGCGAAGTCGTGATCTCCGGTCCCAACGTGATGCGGGGCTACCTGGAGCGGCCCGAGGCCACAGCCGCCGCGGTCGTGAACGGGCGTCTGCACACCGGCGACATCGGCGTGCTCGACGCCGACGGCTACCTGTCCATCGTCGACCGCATCAAGGACATGATCATCCGCGGCGGCGAGAACGTGTACCCGAAGGAGATCGAAGCGGCCATCGCCACCCACCCGAGCGTGCTCGAAAGCGCCGTGGTCGGAGCGCCGGACCCAGTCCTCGGCGAAGTCCCCGTCGCCTTCGTCGTCACGTACCCGAACGCCCCGCTCGACAGCGACGAGCTTGCCGAGCATCTACGCGCCGTCCTCACGAAGGCCAAGCGCCCCACCGAGATCCACATCGTCGACGCGCTCCCCCGGAATCCGGTGGGCAAGGTCGACAAACCGTCGCTCCGGCAGCAGACCCGCACCGCCGTCGACGCCTGA
- a CDS encoding alpha/beta hydrolase: protein MPNQTADAYNAQATVTPDRFRHVMAEYLAQSAHATADLSGHAGVVYDGRSGQRLDVWGVGETPRPTFFVVHGGYWRALSRQHTAFMAAVLADRGIATVSIDYGLAPATTLPEIVRQVRAAYAFVRLRGHDLGINTERVVVGGSSAGAHLAAMTMVGGQWTHDIGLGGRAATEGLLISGLYDLRPLVDAPANAWLNLTEGMASEVSPLLAPPPRGDSTVVIARAANEARGFSTQSDELHTRWSPFLTCRSMTIPDRDHFDVFLDLAEPSSSLSASLAILIESTRGRTGS, encoded by the coding sequence GTGCCGAACCAGACCGCTGACGCCTACAACGCGCAGGCCACCGTCACCCCGGACCGCTTCCGACACGTCATGGCCGAGTACCTTGCACAGTCCGCGCACGCCACGGCTGATCTTTCCGGACACGCCGGCGTGGTGTACGACGGGCGCAGCGGTCAGCGGCTCGACGTGTGGGGTGTCGGAGAGACTCCACGCCCGACGTTCTTCGTCGTGCACGGCGGATACTGGCGGGCGCTCTCCCGTCAGCACACAGCGTTCATGGCCGCGGTCCTCGCCGACCGCGGGATCGCCACCGTTTCAATCGATTACGGCCTGGCTCCGGCCACCACGCTGCCTGAGATCGTGCGGCAGGTTCGCGCGGCATACGCGTTCGTCCGCCTTCGAGGTCATGATCTCGGCATCAACACCGAGCGAGTGGTCGTCGGCGGGAGCTCGGCTGGCGCCCACCTCGCCGCGATGACGATGGTCGGCGGGCAGTGGACACACGACATCGGCCTCGGGGGCCGAGCCGCCACTGAAGGACTACTGATCAGCGGACTCTACGATCTCCGCCCGCTCGTGGACGCGCCGGCGAACGCATGGCTGAACCTAACTGAGGGCATGGCTTCGGAGGTGAGCCCCCTGCTCGCACCGCCGCCCCGCGGCGACTCGACCGTGGTCATCGCCCGTGCTGCGAATGAAGCCCGCGGATTCTCCACCCAAAGCGACGAACTCCACACTCGATGGTCCCCGTTCCTGACGTGCCGGTCGATGACCATCCCCGACCGCGATCACTTCGACGTGTTCCTCGACCTCGCGGAGCCGAGCAGTTCCCTGTCCGCCTCACTCGCAATCCTCATCGAGTCCACCCGCGGTCGAACCGGGAGCTGA
- the aztD gene encoding zinc metallochaperone AztD has translation MQKSLSIRTSAVLVALAATLTACAGPSDDEESPSPNVTERARATPRVVVSYDGGLRVLDGKTLEKVADLQKGGFLRLNPAGDDRHVIVTTEGGFEVLDSGTWREEHGDHAHYKVSEPRFTGAAFEGSEPGHAVAHDDRLTLFFDGTGDVKTIERSALGDEAPNVADYRTPHPHHGVAVSRADGSLVVTDGTAESRSGIRIVNAEQRQLATSSDCPGVHGEAAASGGVLTFGCQNGILVVRGNSITKVASPDVYGRIGNQAGSDESPIVLGDYKTRPSDQLPDDEIERPRRFSLTDTRTGSLRIVDLPTSYSFRSLARGQDGQAMILGTDGAVYVFDPETGRQTARHQVIDPWTEPVEWQDPMPSLEVVGGTAYVSDPKARTLTAIDIYSGKQTARTTLDVQVVETAAVSG, from the coding sequence ATGCAGAAATCTCTCTCCATCCGGACCTCCGCCGTGCTTGTCGCATTGGCGGCAACCCTCACCGCCTGTGCGGGCCCCTCCGACGACGAGGAGTCGCCGTCGCCGAACGTCACCGAACGTGCTCGTGCCACGCCGCGAGTTGTCGTCTCGTACGACGGGGGACTTCGCGTCCTCGACGGAAAGACGCTCGAGAAAGTCGCCGACCTGCAGAAGGGCGGATTCCTCCGGCTCAACCCGGCAGGCGACGATCGCCACGTGATCGTCACGACCGAGGGCGGGTTCGAGGTGCTCGATTCGGGCACATGGCGTGAAGAGCACGGGGACCACGCGCACTACAAGGTCTCCGAACCGCGCTTCACCGGGGCGGCCTTCGAGGGCTCGGAGCCCGGCCATGCCGTGGCCCACGACGACCGCCTGACCCTGTTCTTCGACGGGACGGGTGACGTGAAGACCATTGAGCGATCCGCGCTCGGCGACGAAGCCCCGAACGTGGCCGACTATCGCACTCCGCACCCGCACCACGGAGTCGCCGTGTCGCGCGCCGACGGCTCTCTCGTCGTGACTGACGGGACCGCGGAGTCCCGATCGGGCATTCGGATCGTGAACGCCGAGCAGAGGCAGCTGGCGACGTCATCCGACTGCCCGGGGGTGCACGGTGAGGCCGCGGCGTCGGGCGGCGTTCTGACGTTCGGATGCCAGAACGGGATCCTCGTGGTTCGAGGGAACTCGATCACCAAAGTCGCGTCACCGGACGTCTACGGCCGGATCGGCAATCAAGCGGGCTCGGACGAATCGCCGATCGTGTTGGGCGACTACAAGACTCGCCCCTCTGATCAGTTGCCCGACGACGAGATCGAACGGCCGCGCAGGTTCTCACTGACCGACACTCGCACGGGGTCCCTCCGGATCGTCGATCTCCCCACGAGCTACAGTTTCCGATCCCTGGCGCGCGGTCAGGACGGTCAGGCGATGATCTTGGGGACCGACGGGGCGGTCTACGTGTTCGACCCGGAGACCGGACGTCAGACGGCGCGGCATCAGGTGATCGACCCCTGGACCGAACCTGTCGAATGGCAGGATCCGATGCCTTCGCTCGAGGTTGTCGGCGGTACGGCGTACGTCAGCGATCCGAAGGCGCGAACGTTGACCGCGATCGACATCTACAGCGGCAAGCAGACCGCCCGGACCACGCTGGATGTCCAAGTGGTGGAGACCGCCGCAGTCTCGGGCTGA